A stretch of DNA from Arachis hypogaea cultivar Tifrunner chromosome 19, arahy.Tifrunner.gnm2.J5K5, whole genome shotgun sequence:
TGAACAAAAAGCTGATATGATGTTTTAAAATCTGAAACCCAAATGAATTGTTGAGCAATTACAAGAGAAGAACAAAAAAGAATTGCATCAGAACCAACCTCCAAGAAGATGTTAGATTCCGAGCCTTCCTGTCCAAATGAAGATTTTCCAGTGCACTTGAGGCTTGAATTACACCCTCAGGAAGTTCATCACTGTCATATCGCCAATTGTACTCATCCATCCTATATGCAGACGTCGAGGATCCTCCTCTTCTATCTGAAAGCCAGAATTTAAATTATAGAAAATTTCAAGCACCCAAATGAAGGTAAAAGTCAATCAGAGAAATAGTCACCGGATGCCTGCGATGAAGGAACAGCCCTGAAACAAACATTTTTATTACTTAATAATTCACTTGAGAATAAAGACAAGGCAAGGTAGGAGCACCAAACAAAACAATGACAATAGAAGGTAATGTTTAACCAACTCGTATAGAAACATGGTCAATTATGCACCTTCCCAGCGGTGGCAAGCCACCGGCAACAGATGATGAAGAAGGCCTTCGCATGTTTCGGGAGTCTGAGTTTGGCAAAGCCCGTGCCTGGGATAGATTCtgtaaagaaaaattaatattgCTATTTATATCAAAAGCCAATACAATCTTGCAAGCAACAATACAAGTAAAAATTAAAGGTCTACTGGTTTGAAATCATTTGTTTTTAAAATGGCacaagaaaaatgaaaatttcaCACACATTCAATAGAAAGCAGCAACAACCATGTGAACCATTTTAGGCAAATATCTGATTTATAATGACATGGGTGCAAGCACACTGCACACTAGATTCAGGGGTTTATTACACCACCAAAAGATTCGGTGATTTAATCCAGGAAGCCCTTTATCCCATCCCATCCTATCTATACTCTCAAATGCCAAGGACAtttctgaaaattgtgaaaaataCTTGGCCAAATTTAACTTACAGCCTATATGCCATCATCTCCTCAATCTACAAATATCAAGTTCCATAACCCTAAATTTCATGTTTACCATTCATAACTAAAACCATTAACCCAACCTAAGGAACCTATGACATTTCAGCAAAACATTTATTGGATTGGGGTCTGGGGTCCTCCAATTTAGAGTTATTGCGCTACAAGCAGCATATAACAGAGTACCAAAAACGCATTCTTAGCTCAATCAGGACAAACAAATATAGTACTTTTTATTCCAAGAATTCAGCGTCCAAGGCCTAAATTAATTAAAGGAGACATCATCTACAAACTTAAGCTGAAAAGTAAGAATCaagcaaaaacaaagaacaaTATCATGAATGCAACTAATTGAAAGACCTCAAATCTCAAGAATCCTTCAAGCACATCCAAGAGTAGAGGGCTATCTCCATTTCTGTTGAGGTCGTATCCATTTTTGCTACTAAATTCTTTCAGCTCAGCCTTCCAAAAATCCTTTTCCTGCAAAGATATATGCAGCCAACCAAAATAGATCACAACGGGACTTTAACAAGAAACAACATGAGAAACAATGCGGATGAATTAGGATAGTGTGATTACCAAATTACATTCTGGAAGGTAAACCTTCAACGTGTGATTGAGTTGCGCCCAGTCTAGGTATTCACAAATAAGCGCAGTAAGGAGTCTACCTGCACGGCACCGCACGGCGGGGTTCCGGTGAGTTGTAAGTAGGTAGGATTTTTATGGcagaaaatgaaaatcaaatctGGTTCTGGTAACAGCGGAATTGACGCCCATTTTGAATAATACGTAGAATAGAATGGTGAAAAGCATGAATCAAACCGAACCTGAGGGAGAAGCGTGAAGCTGTTTGGCTCGATCGTTGCAGCTACCAAGCAATGCAGGAGGCAACGCAGGTTCCTTCTCGATTACCCGATCCTCCTCTTCGATAGCCTCAAAAACGCTTGCTCTGAGTTCAGCCTGAAATTGAAACAGACGTAATTAACCCTAAGTAAGAGTCTAGTGAAGGAAATGCAATTGGATTTGGATGGATCTATGTCCACGAACAAAATTACGAAACCCTAGTGAAGGAAGTGGTGGAAATAGAATTgggaaagggaagaaagaaagagagagaggggaaaCCCTAGAAagggaaaatagaaaaatacGCGGATCCTGGCGAGGACGCCTTTCTTCTCGAGGGTGCGCGTAACGAGTGTCTTCAGGTCCATCATTTCGCGAGTATAGTCATCCATTTTCTCTCTTCCTTCTTGCGCCCCCTCCCTCTGCACCAATTTCAAGTgcttctgtttcttcttcttccgcttcttcttccttttttctttggTTCCCCCTTTCAAGTTTCTTCTTCTCAGCCTCAACTACACGTTCTGTCGAGTGCGCCAGACAAACAGAATTGGAGCTCAAGCTCATTGTCTTTTGGGCTATTATTAACTATGGCCCATTTCCTATTATCATATAATTGGGCCTTTCATTGCGTTTTGGTGCTCAGGCCTTTTCTCGGCCCAGTAACAGATAAAAAGTCTCCGAGCGTGTGTGGTTTTGGGTTGGACCCCCAGCCCTTACCTGTGTCCAAAAACAAACACTTTACACTTTCTcttatacataaaatatttaaacataagattatttttaattcttttaaaaaattattattattttttcgcaaaaattcatccaaacaaatcattaatgttaaaatattttatataaaatatctttttaaataaattttataaacaaataGAGTAAATGTCCAAAATGGTCCCTTAAATTCAAATCGGTATTCAATTCAGTCCTTGATTTTTCTAAATGACCAAATAAATCCCTAAAATTCAGAAACGTGCATCTCCGTTAGTCCCTCTTAGAATTGCCGTCTTAACGTTGCTGATGTGGAACGTTAACTGCCATGTGGGCATTCCATTAAACGACGTCGTTGGAATAGTGGGTGCCCTAAGTctgtaaaacgacgtcgtttgaaATAACATCTTCTCCCCCTTTGAATAAACAATTGTTGTTGGTCCCCCCTTCCACTTCAACGTTTCCCACCAAAACTTCAGAAAAGCTTTCTCTTCTCCTACGTCCGTTCATTCTCCCATACATCCCACTTAACATTTCCTCGCCGAGGATCATCCTTATAATCTGTTCTCTCCGGTCAGTGAAGAAGTTATCGACGAAGCATCACCTTCGTACACCGCTGACGGTGAGAGGTAACAGTTCAACTTGATCATTCTCTTCCATTTTTTGTATTTCATTGAGGGTTCTTGATACTTATGTGTGAATGCGTTGTTGTATATGTAAGGGAGTGGTTTAGAATGTTGTGGTTGTTGATGGCGCAaatgttagggtttagggtttctaaTATGAGAGTTGTAACCACATAAATCATAGTCTGGTTTAAGTTATAATCAATAGGAAGTAAATATATGCATTCTTATTACACATATAGTTTGATTTCTAGTTCTTTGCAATATGGCTGTTTTGTGACAAAATGAATAATCCTGTCTGTTTTGTGCATTGTGCTGTAAACTTCAGATGCCTGATCGATTGAGACTTTTTTTTCCACCATGGTGGAGCGTTTGAGACAGATCCTGGGGGAAATTTTATCTACACTTCTGACTTGTATAATGAATGGGTTGGAGTTGATGAAGACTATCTTGACGTGTTTGCGGTAACAGGTTATTATAAAGAGTTGGGGTATGATAAGGCTGAAGCATGTTGGTATCTGGAGCCTAAACATGTGTTGGAATTTGGTCTTAGGAGATTGAAAGTGGACCAGGACCTTGTTGATATGATCAAGCACTGCCATGAGAATAACAACGTCATCCACATCTATTTTGAGCACGGAACTTCGATTCCTGAGATAATTGATGTAATGGATTTGTCTGAGGAGGATCATGCTATAGGCCAGAAGGTCGTAATGGAAGGCATGGAAGAAGATAGAGTAGAAGGTGTTGAATCTGTGAAGAAAACCAGCACAATATTAAGTCAACTTGAAGAACCAGTTACCTTTATCCCAGTTGAACTGAAATTCACTGCACCAAGTCCACTGTCCACTACCCACTGCCCCATCTCCACTGCCCCCCAAGCCACTGCCCCCCACCCCACTGTGACACAGCCCGTTGCTCCCAAGCCCATTCTCCCTCCCCCCAACCCACTGCCTCCCAGCCCAGTGTGACACAGCCCGTTGCTCCCAAGCCCATTGCCCCCCAGCCCACTGCCTCCCAGCCCACTCCACGAAGTTCAACTGCCCTCAATTTTAATGGCGACAAATCATGTTCACAGGCGAAGTCCCCTAAATCTCTATCCTAACCAAATCCCATTACATCCAAACCTGTATCTCAGAAAGTTTGGTCTCAACCCACTCCTTCAACTAAGaatacacaaataaaaaaaaaacagcgcATCAAAGAAACAATCCAAGCCTATTAACTTTAAATTCAACACGTCTACTAAAATGCCTAGAAGGTATATCACAAGATCACAAGGCTGGAGAAACCAAGCAAGCAAGGAGCCAGTTCACTTGAATGTTGATAGCTCATATGATTCTTATGAGTCTGCAGAGGATAGTTTATACAAGCCACACATGCCACTTGACTCTCTGGACTCAAGCAGTGACAACAATGATGCTGTTGGTCCTAGCAGCGATAGGAGAAAAAGGAAGACTGCCAGTGACAATGACAAAGGCAAGAAAAAGGTTGTTAATGATGAAGATACTTCTCGTCCCCCATCAATGGATGCATTTGATTATGAGAAGGAGGTAGATGATGATGAGAATGAAGAAAACTTGCAATGTATGTAACGTATATTATAATTAATGTGCATATGTATTGATTTTATTCTGTTTCTGTTGGTGATGTAATGTATGAATTTGTATGGCAGTGTTTTTCTCTGATGATAGCTGGAAATCTGATGAACTGAATACTCCACCAGACTCTGAAGATGAAGCAGACCCAGCTGCGAATCCCATCTTCAATGATACTGCcaagtttggacatgtgagattAGAGCTAGTATGGAGTTTACCACTAGGGATGCTTTTAAGAAAGGGGTTAGAAATTATACATTACAAGAGGGTAGGGGTGTAAGGTACAAGAAAAATGATACTACTAGATGTAGGGTGGTATGCAAGAATGAAGATTGTCCCTGGATGGTGTTTTGTTATTATAGCAAATCGAATAGATGTTAGCAGATTAAGACCTTTAATGATGACCATACATGTGAGAGAACTTTCAAGAATAGATGTGCAACTAGGTCTTGGGTAACTGATGTACTTGTTAAGAAGGTTAGGAAGCTCCCAGCTTTTAGACACTGTGAGGTGTTTAATTACTTTAAAGCAAAAACTGGAATACAACTGTCTAGGACTACAATTACAAGAGCTTTGGGTGATGCAAGGAAAATAGTGAGGGGTGATGAAGTTGCTGAATATGCTAAACTCAGAGATTATGCAGAGGAGCTGTTGAGATCTAATCCGGGCTCAACTGTCAAGTTAGGTGTTAGTCCAATGCCTAATGGAGAAGGTGTCTTCAAAAGGTTTTATGTGTAACAAAGACAACTGGAAGTGGTTCTTGAAGCTCTTGCATGAAGACATTGGAGATCAGACAGAGCATGGTTGGTGCTTCATCTCTGACATGCAGAAGGTAACCTATATGCTTCAATTAGAGGCATGATA
This window harbors:
- the LOC112777069 gene encoding protein TONNEAU 1a; translated protein: MDDYTREMMDLKTLVTRTLEKKGVLARIRAELRASVFEAIEEEDRVIEKEPALPPALLGSCNDRAKQLHASPSGRLLTALICEYLDWAQLNHTLKVYLPECNLEKDFWKAELKEFSSKNGYDLNRNGDSPLLLDVLEGFLRFENLSQARALPNSDSRNMRRPSSSSVAGGLPPLGRAVPSSQASDRRGGSSTSAYRMDEYNWRYDSDELPEGVIQASSALENLHLDRKARNLTSSWRHAGDGIGEDDGRADHV